In Deinococcus seoulensis, a genomic segment contains:
- a CDS encoding ketopantoate reductase family protein has protein sequence MKITIVGAGAIGGLAGAWMTQAGHDVTLVDRWAEHIDALKQHGLRVDGVRGERHFTVKALHPHELQGPLEAVLIATKSQHAVEALESVLPHFGPETFVVSFQNGFNEPDLIARLQAAGLGGAERVMGSIPNYGGALVDPGYIEFVHEGPIQLGEMTGERTPRLTELAAALGALTEVQLSDNIWGQIWAKEVYSAQVVFSALADAPVTETLGVERYARVAGAVVREALEIAEANGITVEAFDFFDPANYKPRTPDETRKLLDNIQHAIWLLKKDQKPATHQFKKKGSGIWWDIVYRNRPSEVRSSNGKLVAYAEQAGADSRLNAKLCEMIYEIEDGQRPLGFQNFEELEGYVQSLGKALP, from the coding sequence ATGAAGATCACGATTGTTGGCGCGGGCGCCATCGGCGGACTCGCCGGCGCCTGGATGACGCAGGCCGGTCATGACGTGACCCTCGTCGACCGCTGGGCCGAGCACATCGACGCCCTGAAACAACATGGTCTGCGCGTGGACGGCGTGCGTGGCGAACGGCACTTTACCGTGAAGGCCCTGCACCCCCACGAACTGCAGGGCCCGCTGGAAGCCGTGCTGATCGCCACGAAATCCCAGCATGCCGTCGAGGCCCTGGAGAGCGTCCTCCCGCACTTCGGGCCGGAGACGTTCGTGGTGTCCTTCCAGAACGGCTTCAACGAACCCGACCTGATCGCGCGCCTGCAGGCTGCCGGGCTGGGCGGCGCCGAGCGCGTGATGGGCTCGATCCCCAACTACGGCGGCGCGCTCGTCGATCCTGGCTATATCGAGTTCGTGCACGAGGGGCCGATCCAGCTGGGCGAGATGACCGGTGAGCGCACGCCGCGCCTGACGGAACTCGCCGCGGCGCTCGGCGCGCTGACCGAGGTGCAACTCAGCGACAATATCTGGGGACAGATCTGGGCCAAGGAAGTCTACAGCGCCCAGGTGGTCTTCAGCGCCCTGGCCGACGCGCCGGTCACCGAGACGCTCGGTGTGGAACGTTACGCCCGGGTGGCGGGCGCCGTCGTCCGTGAGGCGCTGGAGATCGCCGAGGCGAACGGCATCACCGTCGAGGCCTTCGACTTTTTCGACCCTGCCAACTACAAACCGCGCACGCCCGACGAGACCCGCAAGTTGCTCGACAACATCCAGCACGCCATCTGGCTACTGAAAAAAGACCAGAAACCCGCCACGCACCAGTTCAAGAAAAAAGGCTCGGGCATCTGGTGGGACATCGTGTACCGCAACCGCCCCTCCGAGGTGCGGTCCTCGAACGGCAAACTGGTCGCCTACGCCGAGCAGGCCGGAGCGGACTCGCGCCTGAACGCGAAACTCTGCGAGATGATCTACGAGATCGAGGACGGCCAGCGCCCGCTGGGCTTCCAGAACTTCGAGGAACTCGAGGGGTACGTCCAGAGTCTCGGCAAGGCGCTGCCATGA
- a CDS encoding peptide ABC transporter substrate-binding protein: MAAAQQRGGTLTVGLGYDIDTLNVYSTGFLGDVQAAVVEGLVAPDAKANYVPVLATQVPTVRNGGIKVAADGKSMTVTYRLRPGAKWSDGQPLTSADVKFTWEAVKNPKFIAESKDGTEDITSIDTPNATTVVVNYKRVAPDFMSTLFTFGILPKHALDGKDLNTDTYNEKPLGTGPFRVKEFRRGQYVILERNPYYWRKDSKGVQLPYLDGMIFKIIPDSNTLVTQLRTGEVQLAYGIPYSQVKQLDGVPGMRIVKNNVLSWQHLDFNLKTVDAFKDPNVRKAFAYAINKSAVSKALGGYPTPINSVVVPVFSYTNPAVPKYDYNLTRAKQLLDAAGWKPGPDGIRVKDGKRMSFKIMAQAGRSTDEDAQQVIIASLKQAGIELQPDNKSGVAFRDARYKGNYDLFYGGWITSADPTYSVFFGSKGVNNGQGYSNPRIDTLLTRAESTLDPTQRTAALREFQTALMTDLPSIPITSNPSMIAVTEKLGGFVPNPTNMTNFVNTSGWYLK, encoded by the coding sequence ATGGCGGCGGCTCAGCAGCGTGGCGGCACCCTCACCGTCGGCCTCGGCTACGACATCGACACCCTCAACGTGTATTCCACAGGCTTTCTGGGTGACGTACAGGCCGCCGTAGTCGAAGGATTGGTTGCCCCGGATGCCAAGGCCAACTACGTTCCGGTGCTCGCCACGCAGGTCCCCACCGTCCGCAACGGTGGCATCAAGGTCGCCGCCGACGGCAAGAGCATGACCGTCACCTACCGCCTGCGCCCCGGCGCCAAATGGTCCGACGGGCAGCCCCTGACCTCCGCCGACGTAAAATTCACCTGGGAAGCCGTCAAGAACCCCAAATTCATCGCGGAAAGCAAGGACGGCACAGAGGACATCACCTCCATCGACACGCCCAACGCCACCACCGTGGTCGTGAACTACAAGCGCGTCGCGCCGGATTTCATGAGCACCCTGTTCACCTTCGGCATCCTGCCCAAGCATGCGCTCGACGGCAAGGACCTGAACACCGACACATACAACGAGAAACCGCTGGGCACTGGCCCGTTCCGGGTCAAGGAATTCCGCCGCGGCCAGTACGTGATTCTGGAACGCAACCCCTATTACTGGCGCAAGGACAGCAAGGGCGTCCAACTGCCCTACCTCGACGGTATGATCTTCAAGATCATTCCGGACAGCAATACCCTTGTCACGCAGCTACGCACCGGCGAGGTGCAACTCGCCTACGGCATTCCCTACTCGCAGGTCAAGCAGCTCGACGGCGTGCCCGGCATGCGCATCGTGAAGAACAACGTCCTGAGCTGGCAGCACCTGGACTTCAATCTCAAAACGGTCGATGCCTTCAAAGACCCCAACGTGCGCAAGGCCTTCGCCTACGCCATCAACAAATCCGCCGTCAGCAAGGCGCTGGGAGGCTATCCCACGCCGATCAACAGCGTGGTTGTACCGGTCTTCTCGTATACCAACCCGGCCGTGCCGAAATACGATTACAACCTCACGCGCGCCAAACAGTTACTCGACGCCGCCGGCTGGAAACCCGGTCCTGACGGCATCCGCGTCAAGGACGGCAAACGCATGAGCTTCAAGATCATGGCGCAGGCCGGACGCTCCACTGACGAGGACGCCCAGCAGGTCATCATCGCCTCCCTCAAACAGGCCGGCATCGAGCTCCAGCCCGACAACAAGTCCGGCGTGGCCTTCCGCGACGCACGTTACAAGGGCAATTACGACCTGTTCTACGGCGGCTGGATCACTTCCGCCGACCCGACCTACAGCGTGTTCTTCGGCAGCAAAGGTGTCAACAACGGGCAGGGGTACTCAAATCCCCGCATCGACACGCTCCTGACCCGCGCCGAGAGCACCCTGGACCCCACGCAGCGCACGGCTGCCCTGCGGGAATTCCAGACGGCACTGATGACGGACCTGCCCAGCATTCCGATCACCAGCAACCCGTCCATGATCGCCGTCACGGAAAAACTCGGGGGATTCGTGCCCAACCCGACGAACATGACCAATTTCGTGAATACCAGCGGCTGGTACCTGAAGTAA
- a CDS encoding Gfo/Idh/MocA family protein: MSGPRLGVGVIGAHAWAESAHLPGYHAYDRARLVAICDTVEERARAMAEKFGIERVYTDHREMLRDPDVQMVDVCTPTDTHLPLSLDAIRAGKHVLSEKPLAHDAADAFMAAREAERAGVRTKLGFTFRYSPAIRQIQAWIKDGTLGEIFHVHGLEQNSQFLDPNFPLRQVPQGADFGTLIPSSIVGYGSHLIDLVRWCAGEYSQVIGSMHNFIPERVVRGYEGMQRIQVEDGTVALVEFESGAQGMLQTSYIAVGNYPGVELRVYGSRGAAVARLVEENGVAETLRFATPDAVEFQEVKLPESALPPGTTLHTPWPELYYRNLVRHFVDEILDGTPAECTFYDGAKSQEAVNAIVQSHRERRWVSLPLYPQEARA, from the coding sequence ATGAGCGGCCCGCGACTCGGGGTCGGCGTGATCGGCGCGCACGCCTGGGCGGAATCCGCCCACCTGCCCGGCTATCACGCCTATGACCGCGCGCGACTCGTGGCGATCTGCGACACCGTCGAAGAGCGCGCCCGAGCCATGGCCGAGAAGTTCGGCATTGAGCGGGTGTATACCGATCACCGCGAGATGCTGCGCGACCCGGACGTGCAGATGGTGGACGTCTGCACGCCCACCGACACGCACCTGCCCCTGAGCCTGGACGCTATCCGCGCGGGCAAGCACGTGCTCTCCGAAAAACCCCTCGCGCACGACGCGGCCGACGCGTTCATGGCGGCCCGCGAGGCCGAACGGGCGGGCGTGCGCACCAAGCTGGGGTTCACGTTCCGCTACTCCCCGGCCATCCGGCAGATTCAGGCCTGGATCAAAGACGGCACGCTCGGCGAGATCTTCCACGTGCACGGCCTGGAGCAGAACTCGCAGTTCCTCGACCCGAACTTTCCGCTGCGGCAGGTTCCGCAGGGTGCGGACTTCGGTACCCTGATCCCGTCCTCCATCGTCGGGTACGGCTCGCACCTGATCGACCTGGTGCGCTGGTGCGCCGGGGAGTACTCGCAGGTGATCGGGAGCATGCACAACTTCATTCCGGAACGCGTCGTGCGTGGGTACGAAGGCATGCAGCGCATCCAGGTGGAGGACGGCACGGTCGCACTCGTCGAATTCGAGAGTGGCGCGCAGGGCATGCTGCAGACCTCCTACATCGCGGTCGGGAACTACCCGGGCGTGGAACTGCGGGTGTACGGCAGCCGCGGCGCGGCCGTCGCGCGTCTCGTTGAGGAAAACGGCGTGGCTGAGACGCTGCGCTTCGCGACGCCGGACGCCGTGGAATTCCAGGAGGTCAAACTCCCGGAAAGTGCCCTGCCGCCCGGAACGACCCTGCACACGCCCTGGCCGGAACTGTATTACCGCAACCTCGTGCGGCACTTCGTGGACGAGATCCTCGACGGCACACCCGCCGAATGCACCTTCTACGACGGCGCGAAGAGTCAGGAGGCCGTGAACGCCATCGTGCAGTCTCACCGCGAGCGCCGCTGGGTGTCGCTCCCGCTGTACCCGCAGGAGGCGCGGGCGTGA
- the opp4C gene encoding oligopeptide ABC transporter permease — protein sequence MSNPALPARTPLADSPWRLFLRRFLRHRLAVTGLVVLCLLGLLALFAPQIAPYSFDEQDLTIMGEPQPPSPAHLMGTDQLGRDAFTRVLYGARVSLAVGLASALLATLLGTLIGALAGYYRGVIDNLLMRLTDMVLCIPLLPLVILLSGMLRPTVPLLVGIIGVLGWMGTARLVRGQFLSLREREFVEASRALGGSNNRIMFRHMLPNALGPIIVATTLAVGSGIMLESALSFLGLGVQPPTPTWGNLLNYASQWLQNAPWLAVFPGLMILITVLAVNFLGDGLRDALDPRP from the coding sequence ATGAGTAATCCCGCCCTGCCTGCCCGCACTCCCCTGGCCGACAGCCCCTGGCGCCTGTTCCTGCGCCGCTTCCTGCGCCACCGCCTGGCTGTGACGGGCCTCGTGGTGCTGTGCCTGCTCGGCCTGCTGGCGCTGTTCGCGCCGCAGATCGCTCCCTACAGCTTCGACGAGCAGGACCTCACCATCATGGGGGAGCCACAGCCGCCCAGCCCGGCGCACCTGATGGGCACCGACCAGCTCGGCCGTGACGCCTTCACCCGTGTCCTGTACGGCGCGCGGGTATCGCTGGCCGTCGGTCTGGCCAGCGCGCTGCTCGCCACGCTGCTCGGCACCCTGATCGGCGCGCTCGCCGGGTACTACCGCGGCGTGATTGACAACCTCCTGATGCGCCTGACCGACATGGTCCTGTGCATTCCGCTGCTGCCACTGGTGATCCTGCTCTCGGGCATGCTGCGTCCCACCGTGCCGCTGCTGGTCGGGATCATCGGCGTGCTGGGCTGGATGGGGACGGCCCGCCTGGTTCGCGGGCAGTTCCTGAGCCTGCGCGAACGCGAGTTCGTGGAAGCCTCCCGCGCCCTGGGCGGCAGCAACAACCGCATCATGTTCCGCCACATGCTCCCCAACGCACTCGGGCCGATCATCGTCGCGACCACCCTCGCGGTGGGCAGCGGAATCATGCTCGAGTCCGCCCTGTCCTTCCTGGGTCTGGGCGTCCAGCCTCCCACGCCCACCTGGGGCAACCTCCTGAACTACGCCAGCCAGTGGCTGCAGAACGCTCCGTGGCTGGCAGTCTTCCCCGGCTTGATGATCCTGATCACAGTCCTGGCCGTGAATTTTCTCGGGGATGGACTGCGCGACGCGCTTGATCCCCGCCCCTGA
- a CDS encoding ABC transporter permease, whose product MNAAHLLKRLLGTLPLLLGVSLLLFGVLHLAPGGPLDVYADNPSVSPEALAQMRVAFGLDQPLPVQYVSWVTAFFTGEWGYSIRTARPVSQEILERLGPTLILGGTSFVLSLLIALPLGIVSAVRRYSGVDYLITFLSFLGVSMPVFWLALMLQLLFAVQWRVLPSAGIQTIGSNSVLDLLHHLILPAFILAFASVAGWSRYMRSSMVEVLGQDYVRTARAKGLTAGRVVYRHALRNALIPIITVVALDFATILSGAVITETIFAWPGIGRLFIESMNGRDYPVLMALMMAGSFALVISNLLADLAYAAVDPRIRYE is encoded by the coding sequence ATGAACGCTGCCCACCTTCTGAAACGACTGCTCGGAACGCTGCCCCTGCTGCTCGGCGTGTCGCTGCTGCTGTTCGGGGTGCTGCACCTCGCACCCGGCGGTCCGCTGGACGTGTACGCCGACAACCCCTCGGTGAGTCCCGAGGCGCTCGCGCAGATGCGCGTCGCCTTCGGACTCGATCAGCCCCTGCCAGTGCAGTACGTATCGTGGGTCACGGCGTTCTTCACTGGCGAGTGGGGCTACTCCATCCGCACTGCCCGGCCCGTTTCGCAGGAGATTCTCGAGCGGCTCGGCCCGACCCTGATCCTGGGCGGCACCAGCTTCGTGCTGTCCCTGCTCATCGCCCTGCCCCTTGGGATCGTGAGCGCCGTACGCCGTTACAGCGGCGTGGACTACCTCATCACCTTCCTGTCCTTCCTGGGAGTGAGCATGCCGGTGTTCTGGCTGGCGCTGATGCTGCAGCTGCTCTTCGCCGTGCAGTGGCGCGTGCTGCCCTCGGCCGGTATCCAGACCATCGGGAGCAACTCGGTGCTGGATCTGCTGCACCACCTGATCCTGCCCGCGTTCATCCTGGCCTTCGCGTCCGTGGCCGGCTGGAGCCGCTACATGCGCTCGAGCATGGTCGAGGTGCTTGGGCAGGACTATGTCCGCACCGCCCGCGCCAAGGGCCTGACCGCAGGGCGGGTCGTGTACCGCCACGCCCTGCGCAACGCGCTCATCCCGATCATCACGGTCGTGGCGCTCGACTTCGCGACCATCCTGTCAGGCGCGGTGATCACCGAGACCATCTTCGCCTGGCCCGGCATCGGGCGCCTCTTCATCGAGAGCATGAACGGCCGCGACTACCCGGTCCTGATGGCCCTGATGATGGCCGGTTCGTTCGCCCTGGTCATCAGCAATCTCCTCGCCGACCTGGCCTACGCCGCCGTCGACCCCCGGATCCGCTATGAGTAA